In the genome of Gloeocapsa sp. PCC 73106, the window ATTGACGATTTGTACTTACTTATTTGTTGCAGTCAGCCTGACGAGTATGAAGGCAAAATTCTTTTCCTTCCCTTTCCTTGATTGCTTCTCTTAGAAACAAATGGAATTGCTACTATTGTGATCGGTGTCAAAAAATATACCATTATATTAACTTTTAATTAAACCTACCTACTTAATCTTATTGACAAAGAAAGTTCTTTGTGATTATTATAATAATAGCTTATTAGAAATTTTTATCATTAAGCTAAGTTTTTTATATATAAACTCAACGAAAGTCAAATGATATCCAGAGCAATCTTGCCAGTTTTTTATACCATAAGTATAGTATACACAATGCAGGCTCCAATAGTTTGGGCACAAGCAAATCAAATAATTAAAGTAATCGATTTGCGCGTAGAACTCACTCAAACGGGTTTAGAGTTGATTATCAACACAGTAGAAGGTGCTTTACCTAATTTTTCAGAAAATCGCCTTGACAACACTCTAGTCGTTGAGTTTACAGATGCTCAATTAGAACTACCAGATGGAAAAGAATATCTTGAGTTTCCCCAACCAATTAACGGAATCGAATCCATTACAGTTAAACAGGAAGACCCTAGTAAGATTTTGGTAACGATAGTTGGGAGTACAGAAGCACCCGTAGCGGAATTAACGCTAACCGCTGAAGGGTTAATCCTTGGCTTTAGTGAGTCTCTAGAGGAAGATTCACCCGAGGAGGATATCACCGAAATTACGATCACAGCGCGATTAGAACAGTTATTAAATACTTATACTCCCCCCGATACTCCCTCTATTGCTAGAGATGGTACTTTTATCCTGGATGTTCCTCAAGATATTGATATTGTTCCAGAACAAGTAATCAGAGATCAGAAGACATTTACAGTGGGTCAAACTTTTAGAAATATTAGTGGTGTTACTACTGGACGAGTTTCGGGAAATTCTCAAGCTTTGACACCAGTTATTCGTGGTTTTGAAAGTAGTAACATCTTGAGAAACGGTTTAAGAGACGGAACCCAAAGGCTTTCAAGCTCTACTACTAACATAGAACGAATAGAAGTTCTCAAAGGTCCAGCCTCTATTCTTTTTGGTTCAGGTAGCTTAGGAGGAACGGTTAATCTAGTGACCAAACAGCCCCTATTAGAGCCTTTTTATGGGGTAGAATTTACAGCGGGTCAATATAATTTCTATCGTCCACAAATCGATCTTACTGGTCCTCTTAATGAAAAACAAACAGTAGCTTACCGTTTGATATCCTCTTATGAAACTAGTGAAACCTTTATAGATTTTGAGGACATAGAGCGTCGTTTTTTCCTTGCTTCCTCGATTAGTTGGCAAATCAGCAAAAAGAGTCAGGTTACTTTTGAAACTGAGTATGCTAACGAGAAAACCAGTTCTTTAGCACCAGAATTACCCGCTGCGGGAACCGTCATCAGCAATCCTAATGAAGATCTTCTGGGACAATTAGATATCAGAACTAATTTGGGTGAACCTTCGTTAGCTAGAAGCGAGAATGGAGTAGTAAGAGTTGGCTACCGTTTTCAACACCAATTCAATGAAAATTGGTCCCTCAACAATGAATTTTTAGCAGCCCTTTTAAATGTTCCTGAAGAAGATGGTAGTGTCTTTATTTTACCCGTTTCCTTGGATCCAGATGGAAGGACACTTAATCGATTGTTAGCAACTAATCCTACTAAACAAGATAATTATACTTTAAACACTAACGTAATTGGTAATTTTAATACGGGAATTGTTGCTCACAAGGTTTTAGTGGGAGCAGAATTAGCGATAGAGAATGAATCTGATACAATTATCTTTAATCTAATCGATCCAATAGACATTTATGAGCCGGTTTATAGTCCAGATAGCATTAGACCTCCTTTGACTTTCCAAGATTTTGAAACCCAATCAAGGTCTGTGGGAATCTATTTTCAAGACCAGGTTTCTTTACCTAAGAATTTTACAATAGTTTTAGGAGGTCGCGTCGACTTTAGTAATCAAGATTTTCAGGATTTGTTGCGGGAACAAACTATCGATCAAAATAATAATGTTTTTAGTCCTCGCATTGGTTTGATTTATAAACCCATAGAAAATATGTCTTTATATTTTAGCTTTAGTCGGTCATTTGAACCGGTGATTGGACAGACTTTTGAGGGTGAAGTATTTGAACCAGAACGAGGAACTCAATACGAATTGGGAATCAAAGCTCAGTTGCTCGAAAACAAATTATTTGCTAATCTCGCTTTTTATGATCTTAGTCGCACTAATTACATTCAGGAAGATCCAAATAACCCAGGATTTCAAATTCAAATCGGAGAACAAAAAAGTAAAGGTGTTGAATTCGACGTAACGGGTGTAATTTTACCGGGATGGAACATCATTGCCACGTATACCTATACTGACGCTACAAT includes:
- a CDS encoding TonB-dependent siderophore receptor; the encoded protein is MQAPIVWAQANQIIKVIDLRVELTQTGLELIINTVEGALPNFSENRLDNTLVVEFTDAQLELPDGKEYLEFPQPINGIESITVKQEDPSKILVTIVGSTEAPVAELTLTAEGLILGFSESLEEDSPEEDITEITITARLEQLLNTYTPPDTPSIARDGTFILDVPQDIDIVPEQVIRDQKTFTVGQTFRNISGVTTGRVSGNSQALTPVIRGFESSNILRNGLRDGTQRLSSSTTNIERIEVLKGPASILFGSGSLGGTVNLVTKQPLLEPFYGVEFTAGQYNFYRPQIDLTGPLNEKQTVAYRLISSYETSETFIDFEDIERRFFLASSISWQISKKSQVTFETEYANEKTSSLAPELPAAGTVISNPNEDLLGQLDIRTNLGEPSLARSENGVVRVGYRFQHQFNENWSLNNEFLAALLNVPEEDGSVFILPVSLDPDGRTLNRLLATNPTKQDNYTLNTNVIGNFNTGIVAHKVLVGAELAIENESDTIIFNLIDPIDIYEPVYSPDSIRPPLTFQDFETQSRSVGIYFQDQVSLPKNFTIVLGGRVDFSNQDFQDLLREQTIDQNNNVFSPRIGLIYKPIENMSLYFSFSRSFEPVIGQTFEGEVFEPERGTQYELGIKAQLLENKLFANLAFYDLSRTNYIQEDPNNPGFQIQIGEQKSKGVEFDVTGVILPGWNIIATYTYTDATIKEDEIVEFVDNQLPNVPNNAFSVWTTYTIQKGNLEGLGFGFGVFFEGERDGDLQNSFTIPSYARLDAALYYRRENLKLALNLKNITDQRYFQGARNEARVIPGEPFTILGTISLEF